Part of the Thermococcus sp. 18S1 genome, GGGAACTGAAGGCTGGGGACGACGCCAAGGAGGTGCACGTTGTACCCGTGGATGAAGCGCTGAAGCTACCGCTGGCGTTCGACCACGGAAAGATTCTGAGGGATGCCCTGAGCATGAGGTGATGTCATGAAGGTCGAGTTTCCTGAGTTCGGGAGGATAGTCGTGGACGGTAAGGTTTACGACCACGATATAGTGATCTATCCGAGCGGAAAAATCGGGGAGCGCAAGAAATGGCTCAGCAAGAACAAGCACGGCACGAGCCACAAGCTCGACCCGGATGAGCTGAGGGAATACCTAACGGAGGACTTCGACGTTCTGCTAGTCGGCACCGGCGCCTGGGGAAGGCTCTCCCTTCTACCGGAAAGCAGGGAGCTGGTGGCGAACAAAGAGGTCATCGAA contains:
- a CDS encoding Mth938-like domain-containing protein, whose translation is MKVEFPEFGRIVVDGKVYDHDIVIYPSGKIGERKKWLSKNKHGTSHKLDPDELREYLTEDFDVLLVGTGAWGRLSLLPESRELVANKEVIEKPTGEAAELLNELWGKRKVLAIFHVTC